The Montipora capricornis isolate CH-2021 chromosome 3, ASM3666992v2, whole genome shotgun sequence genome window below encodes:
- the LOC138040827 gene encoding trafficking regulator of GLUT4 1-like isoform X1 — protein sequence MADYPQGNLDPQLPPYAPPPYSSPEFQNAPAQYPPPGQDYGIKNPCGPVTQEPPVQGANLPQFSYPTQPPHQYPPHPGYQAPVSTQPGYQYASAPITTQHNTVTVVQQGGPGVILAPQVAPPDHCVLSWFACLFCCWPIGICAILKSCQTRDAIFQGDMVTANQLSMETRKLANIAIVFGLIIIVVSMIVRFAVYSAL from the exons ATGGCTGATTATCCTCAAGGAAATCTTG ATCCCCAGCTTCCACCATATGCTCCACCCCCTTACAGCAGTCCTGAGTTTCAAAATGCTCCAGCCCAGTATCCCCCTCCTGGTCAAGATTATGGTATCAAAAACCCTTGTGGTCCAGTGACTCAGGAACCACCAGTGCAAGGTGCTAACTTACCTCAGTTTAGTTACCCAACACAACCGCCTCACCAGTACCCACCACACCCAGGCTACCAAGCACCAGTCAGCACTCAGCCAGGTTACCAATATGCTAGTGCTCCAATCACAACTCAGCATAACACCGTCACAGTCGTG CAACAGGGCGGACCAGGTGTCATTCTTGCTCCACAGGTTGCCCCACCTGACCACTGTGTGTTGTCCTGGTTTGCCTGTTTGTTTTGCTGCTGGCCAATAGGAATTTGTGCTATATTGAAGTCATGTCAG ACTAGAGATGCAATTTTCCAAGGAGACATGGTAACTGCCAACCAATTGAGTATGGAGACGAGGAAGTTAGCCAACATCGCAATAGTGTTTGGGCTTATTATCATTGTGGTCTCTATGATTGTCCGTTTTGCAGTGTATTCTGCTCTGTAA
- the LOC138039915 gene encoding uncharacterized protein, which yields MACSRLKNTEKRLLRQPIVGQEYNQIIASYLDKGYIHKINETDKEPPIVWYLPHFPVCRSERTTTKTRIVFDASAKFQGTSLNEELYAGPKLQNGLFDVLLRFRRFPVAVACDVSEMYLQIRIPIEDRPKFRFLWRNLEVDRKPDIYEFERVVFGDASAPFRAQYVSQENARIYQKEFPHASTTVCKSTYMDDSLDSVRDNQMAIQLFEELQALWAKAGMKARKWLSNSPEVLTMIPQELRAYEINLKDSLPAAKTLGVLWRAQQDVLTFQAKKLPEGDKLTKRIILSKVAGVFDPLGLAGPFVVCAKILLQEMWTKGLNWDEPIDHELSSRAKKWFSELEALQEISVPRCLQESRREKSVSVQTFVDASSEAHGAVSYLRSEYSQGSYVVRIIASKTRVCPLTPMSTPRLELMAAVLGLRLTLSILAALDISIGHARFWSDSMNVLYWIRGKGKQYLSFVANRIGEIQSQSNPEQWQYVETDENPADLCSRGLSASRLKDNTLWWRGPDFLTKHESEWPKAKIKEGSEAKMEAKKKLALTSSLNFVLPHRPQDRKWRLHPSNWSSWLRLTRVCAWVLRFVLNCRSPRQERLSESLSPEEIENAEILIIREAQQAAFTEEYRALQENKLISKKSRLKTLVPLLDEDGLIRCDGRLRFAEFLPYVTRFPIILPRGSWTTKLIVKHFHEAGHHVSGTNHILANLSTKYWIPAAREEIRQWENECNECKRRKARVAQQIMAPLPLVRLRLPLRAFARVSVDYGGPFITVQGRGKRREKRWLCLFTCLTCRAVHLEMSFGLDTDSFLKCFVRMASRRGYPQEIVSDRGTNFIGADRELRELLDGLDRDKIKDQTVSKGVKWFFNPPLAPHFGGVHEVMIKAAKKAIRAILGAADVNDEELMTTFTGVEALMNSRPLTYQSANPKDVTPLTPNHFLHGQAGGLSAPASVDEKSFNLRKRWRRIQELISHFWKRWMKEWLPLLNRRQKWNETRTDLKVGDVVLAISPESPRAQWPLARVLEVFSGQDGHVRVVKLQVGKDTIVRPISKCVPLESNRGDEEPLN from the coding sequence ATGGCCTGCAGTCGATTAAAAAATACAGAGAAGCGTCTGTTAAGGCAGCCTATAGTGGGACAAGAGTACAACCAAATTATCGCGTCGTATTTAGACAAGGGTTATATTCACAAGATTAACGAGACAGACAAAGAACCACCTATTGTATGGTATCTTCCTCATTTCCCAGTTTGTCGTTCTGAAAGAACGACAACCAAGACGAGAATTGTATTTGATGCCAGTGCCAAGTTTCAGGGAACGTCTTTGAACGAGGAACTTTATGCAGGACCTAAGCtccaaaatggtctatttgacGTGCTCCTGCGATTCCGTCGTTTTCCCGTTGCTGTTGCCTGTGATGTAAGTGAGATGTACTTACAGATTCGTATCCCGATAGAAGATCGTCCAAAGTTCAGATTTCTTTGGAGGAATTTAGAAGTTGATCGAAAGCCTGATATCTACGAATTTGAACGTGTGGTATTCGGTGACGCCTCAGCCCCTTTTCGCGCACAGTACGTGTCCCAGGAAAATGCAAGAATTTACCAGAAAGAGTTTCCTCATGCATCCACTACAGTCTGCAAATCTACCTATATGGATGACTCACTAGATTCCGTGAGGGACAACCAGATGGCTATTCAGCTATTTGAAGAACTCCAAGCTCTATGGGCAAAGGCCGGAATGAAAGCCAGGAAATGGCTCAGTAATTCACCGGAAGTGCTAACAATGATCCCTCAAGAGCTACGAGCCTATGAGATCAACCTTAAGGATAGCTTACCTGCTGCAAAGACCCTTGGCGTTTTATGGCGAGCCCAGCAAGACGTTTTGACTTTTCAAGCTAAGAAGCTGCCTGAAGGAGACAAACTTACCAAGCGGATTATTCTCAGCAAAGTAGCGGGAGTTTTTGATCCTCTAGGTCTTGCGGGTCCTTTTGTCGTATGTGCAAAAATCCTCTTACAGGAAATGTGGACCAAGGGCCTCAACTGGGACGAGCCTATTGATCACGAACTTTCAAGTCGAGCAAAAAAATGGTTCTCTGAATTGGAGGCTTTGCAGGAAATTAGTGTTCCGAGATGCCTTCAAGAATCAAGACGCGAAAAGTCCGTTTCCGTGCAAACTTTCGTTGACGCCTCAAGTGAAGCACATGGTGCAGTGAGCTATCTAAGAAGCGAGTATTCTCAAGGCTCCTATGTCGTTCGAATCATCGCATCAAAAACAAGAGTTTGTCCTTTGACACCGATGAGCACTCCTAGATTAGAATTGATGGCAGCCGTTCTAGGTCTCCGTTTAACACTTTCGATCCTTGCTGCTCTAGACATTTCTATTGGCCACGCTCGATTCTGGTCTGACAGTATGAATGTCCTGTATTGGATTCGAGGCAAAGGAAAGCAGTATCTTTCATTTGTGGCAAACAGAATCGGGGAGATCCAAAGTCAGTCAAACCCGGAGCAGTGGCAATACGTGGAAACGGATGAGAATCCTGCTGATTTATGTTCTCGTGGTCTTTCAGCGTCGCGTCTTAAAGACAACACCTTATGGTGGAGAGGGCCCGATTTTCTGACGAAGCACGAGTCTGAATGGCCAAAGGCTAAGATTAAAGAAGGATCAGAAGCGAAGATGGAAGCCAAGAAAAAGTTAGCATTGACGTCATCACTGAACTTCGTACTACCCCACAGGCcgcaggatcgcaaatggaGACTCCATCCTTCTAACTGGTCCAGTTGGCTAAGGCTCACCAGAGTGTGCGCATGGGTCCTAAGGTTCGTTCTAAACTGCAGATCTCCCCGTCAAGAACGTCTTTCAGAGTCATTGTCCCCTGAGGAAATAGAAAATGCTGAAATACTAATTATCCGTGAAGCTCAGCAAGCCGCATTTACCGAGGAGTATCGTGCCCTCCAAGAGAACAAGTTGATTTCAAAGAAAAGCCGTTTGAAAACACTAGTGCCTCTGCTAGACGAAGATGGTCTGATTCGCTGCGATGGTCGTCTGCGATTCGCAGAGTTCCTGCCCTACGTCACGCGATTTCCCATTATCCTCCCAAGAGGAAGCTGGACAACAAAATTGATCGTAAAACATTTCCACGAGGCTGGACATCACGTCTCAGGAACAAACCACATCCTTGCAAACTTGTCCACCAAATACTGGATACCAGCAGCACGAGAAGAAATTCgccaatgggaaaatgaatgcAACGAATGTAAGAGACGAAAAGCAAGAGTTGCTCAACAGATCATGGCACCACTGCCCCTTGTCCGACTGCGATTACCACTTCGAGCATTTGCTCGAGTCTCAGTTGACTATGGTGGCCCTTTTATTACCGTCCAGGGTCGGGGAAAGCGAAGAGAGAAACGCTGGTTGTGTCTATTCACCTGCCTAACATGTCGCGCAGTACATTTGGAGATGTCGTTTGGTTTAGACACTGACAGTTTTCTTAAGTGTTTCGTTCGAATGGCAAGTCGCCGGGGATACCCTCAAGAGATCGTTAGTGACCGAGGTACAAATTTCATCGGAGCGGACCGGGAACTTCGGGAACTACTGGATGGTCTGGATCGAGACAAGATCAAAGACCAAACTGTAAGCAAAGGAGTGAAATGGTTCTTTAATCCACCTTTGGCCCCCCATTTCGGAGGAGTTCATGAAGTTATGATCAAGGCAGCAAAAAAGGCTATTCGAGCAATCCTTGGTGCTGCGGACGTCAACGACGAAGAGTTAATGACAACATTCACTGGTGTTGAAGCGTTGATGAATTCTCGCCCTCTTACATATCAATCAGCAAACCCGAAAGATGTCACTCCCTTGACTCCAAACCACTTCCTCCATGGTCAAGCAGGAGGACTCTCAGCGCCTGCGTCCGTTGATGAAAAATCCTTTAACCTAAGGAAAAGATGGAGAAGAATCCAGGAATTGATTTCCCACTTTTGGAAGAGGTGGATGAAAGAATGGCTTCCGTTGCTGAATAGGCGTCAAAAATGGAACGAAACACGAACAGATCTCAAGGTGGGAGATGTAGTCCTCGCGATCTCACCAGAGAGTCCTAGAGCTCAGTGGCCCCTTGCAAGGGTGCTGGAAGTCTTCTCAGGTCAAGACGGACATGTCCGGGTGGTGAAACTTCAAGTTGGCAAGGACACTATCGTCAGACCAATTTCCAAGTGTGTTCCATTAGAGTCAAACCGAGGAGATGAAGAACCGTTGAATTAA
- the LOC138039916 gene encoding uncharacterized protein has translation MEGDFEGKESADDCETLLEKLRSQKRVCKMQLTKLYSRLLRLMSREVTDVEELLTALEATQEKMLDVLQVLEDLIVIYQSKGDEQSVKRAEAEMEKVTTDTDREIATVKEFLTSLTLKASSMSDAESQGDLLEEKAPKSNKTGGISVGQADKNLERIKLPKVNGDKTKFEIFRATFESIVDETDEPAKYKMIRLKSCLEGKAEEAISRLGFSGEAYEEAKNTLKRRFGGERRQLQNYLEEIKKIRPLQEGNIQELEKFADVLVSTVITLREHNREKKIPKTMLSRYFRWASESHRLESLQTLRDWMVEESEYQIKATESIEGLAAKGRQREDDRRKNRSFSTLRVREHPLRAPQSTLSTLSTFNNHQGKHCFRSRDCGVDGCKRSHHKLLHLSEDLTNRVASVGDANISNVSSPSQRVIACENTAGNTEQGSEERSQITTLTSAQYKEVVSLRTVPVWLKAKGKKIKVNAVLDDASTVSYVNEEVAGALGLSATYEKVSVNVLNENVETFDSMPVSFTLESCDGNVKIPFQALTCPRRVTGTYKIVDWQRYQSSWPHLSVCKFPDPAADPIVDLLIGQDQIDLHFSKCDVKGNPGEPVARLGPLGWSCIGHPDRRTTAKGIQTNLAYTLFCRPRVFDEINDTLKRFWEIETLGIQKSKPYIMTVEEKIAFEKVNQSLVHDGERYQVAAP, from the exons ATGGAAGGAGATTTTGAAGGCAAAGAAAGCGCCGACGATTGCGAGACATTGTTGGAGAAATTAAGAAGTCAAAAGCGAGTGTGCAAAATGCAGTTAACGAAGCTGTATTCTCGTTTGTTGAGACTGATGTCAAGAGAAGTGACTGACGTCGAGGAGCTTTTAACCGCTCTAGAAGCAACACAGGAAAAGATGTTGGATGTATTGCAAGTTCTGGAGGATTTAATCGTTATTTATCAATCGAAGGGAGACGAGCAAAGTGTGAAACGTGCCGAAGCTGAGATGGAGAAAGTAACGACGGATACGGACAGAGAAATTGCTACGGTAAAGGAGTTTTTGACCTCACTTACATTAAAAGCATCTTCGATGAGTGATGCAGAGTCCCAAGGAGACCTGTTAGAAGAGAAGGCTCCAAAGTCAAACAAAACAGGAGGGATATCGGTTGGTCAAGCGGATAAGAATTTAGAACGGATTAAGTTGCCAAAAGTTAATGGAGACAAGACTAAATTCgaaatttttcgggcgactttTGAAAGTATCGTGGACGAAACCGATGAACCAGCCAAGTATAAAATGATCCGATTAAAATCGTGCCTCGAAGGCAAGGCAGAAGAAGCAATCTCAAGGTTGGGGTTCTCCGGAGAAGCCTACGAAGAAGCAAAAAACACATTAAAGCGTAGATTTGGTGGGGAAAGACGGCAGCTTCAGAACTACTTGGAGGAAATCAAGAAAATTCGGCCACTCCAAGAGGGAAACATTCAGGAACTTGAGAAGTTTGCTGATGTCCTTGTATCCACAGTTATAACTCTCCGTGAACACAACCGTGAAA AGAAAATTCCGAAGACCATGCTGTCGAGATATTTCCGCTGGGCTTCTGAGAGTCATCGATTGGAATCACTTCAAACCCTTCGAGATTGGATGGTCGAGGAATCCGAGTACCAAATTAAGGCTACAGAGAGCATTGAGGGGCTTGCAGCCAAGGGAAGGCAGAGAGAGGATGACCGAAGGAAAAATCGTTCGTTCAGTACTTTAAGAGTGAGAGAGCACCCTCTCAGAGCACCTCAGAGTACTTTAAGTACTTTAAGTACTTTTAA CAATCACCAAGGAAAGCACTGCTTTCGATCAAGAGATTGCGGAGTAGATGGTTGTAAGAGAAGTCACCACAAGTTGCTTCATCTTTCGGAAGATCTCACTAATCGCGTAGCGTCTGTTGGAGATGCAAATATTTCAAATGTATCCTCACCATCTCAAAGAGTCATTGCATGTGAAAACACTGCGGGGAACACCGAACAAGGATCCGAAGAGCGTTCACAAATTACCACCTTAACGTCTGCGCAGTACAAGGAAGTTGTATCCCTTCGAACTGTACCAGTCTGGCTCAAAGCgaaagggaagaaaattaaagtcaaCGCAGTCCTGGATGATGCAAGTACTGTTTCTTATGTAAACGAAGAGGTCGCTGGAGCTCTTGGTTTATCTGCCACGTACGAAAAGGTTTCAGTTAATGTTCTAAACGAGAATGTAGAGACATTTGACTCAATGCCTGTTAGCTTCACTTTGGAGAGCTGTGATGGAAACGTGAAGATACCCTTTCAGGCTCTGACTTGCCCTCGTCGAGTGACCGGAACCTACAAGATAGTTGATTGGCAAAGGTATCAGAGCAGTTGGCCTCATCTGAGCGTTTGCAAGTTCCCAGACCCTGCTGCTGACCCGATTGTTGATTTGCTGATCGGACAGGACCAAATCGATCTACATTTTTCCAAATGCGATGTAAAAGGGAACCCAGGAGAGCCCGTAGCCAGGTTAGGTCCATTGGGATGGTCCTGTATTGGTCATCCAGACAGAAGAACTACTGCCAAAGGGATACAAACGAATTTAGCGTACACTCTTTTCTGTAGACCTCGGGTGTTTGACGAAATTAACGACACATTGAAGCGGTTCTGGGAAATCGAAACTCTGGGAATTCAGAAATCCAAGCCGTATATTATGACAGttgaagagaaaattgcttttgAGAAGGTGAATCAGTCCTTAGTCCACGATGGTGAACGTTACCAAGTGGCCGCTCCATAG